The window TGGGTCTCTGGAGAAATCTGTTAAATATAGTGCCACGTTTGTCTGTTTATGCATTTTGTGAGCATTTAAAAATGAGAGAGTTGTAGTATAATGTAGTAAATCAGCTCTATAATTAACAGAAAAATAGTCAAAGTTGATAACTGAAACATTCGTGTTattcagaataaaataaaaacgttCTGGCCATACAAGTAGGCATAAGTTAATGGAGTTGTTCCCTTACCCTGCTAATTAAACAACAATCGGATTGTCACCATTTGACAAGTTAAGACGGATGTATTTTTTCTGCTCATTTGAGGACACTGTACAAAAATAactgtcctctctcctcttcaaGAAACCTGGCCCTTGGAGGTggtctgctgctgctactggcTGAATCTCGTTCAGAAGGAAAAAGCATGTTTGCTGGAGTCCCCTCCATGGGAGAGAGTTCACCGAAGCAGTACATGCAGCTGGGCGGTCGAGTACTCTTGGTGCTCATGTTCATGACCCTGTTACACTTCGACTCCAGCTTCTTCTCTGTGAGTTCGGACACAATCAAATACCCATACGTTCTCCAGCCGCTTCATACAGATGGATTTCCTGTCATTAAAAAGAGTTTTATTGACATAGCCTTGAATTAACTATACATTAAGGCTCATGTCATACTACCACGGCAGGTGATCAAGATGAtacatattatatttatatgcaTTTCTAAATAATGCAGGAACCATACTGACTGGTTTGCATCTAAACCATGTTTTAAACTTGACATCAGAAATCTTAAAAATGACTGCTAGATATTTACTTAATCTTTACACGTTAGTATTGATCAACTCAGGTGGTAACATGTACGTTTCTGTAAATAATGACCAAAGATTCACAATAAAATGTGTCCAAATAGTCGGATATTACACAGTAATGAAGGTATGGACATTATATTCATTATGCACACAATTGTACGGTATTTCATTTACATTTGTGTCACATATCATTTTAGTTCATTATCCTCTATAGAGAATGGTATTTGTGGTGAACTCAAATTTGCTCAAAGGTCACACAGTCATCACAGTCAACACTCAGTCTCTGTTTGCTCAGTTTTTATTGTCATGATGCCATAAATGTGTAATCAACACGCTGCAAAAGAGGTCATGAAAGAGCGTGCATTCATACTTACTGTACTTTAATTTCACTTATTTTCTTCTGAGATTTAATATTATCATTAACATTGCCTCAAATTGCAGATGTCCTCATGTCTCAGTCTAATTACGTACTGCATGTGAATCAGGGGTTCTCACCTGGATTTAAAGAAACGTTTTATTCTATTGTGTGATACTTTCAGCTTCTCCCTTAAGCTTTGACTGTACTTTATGAACCAGTGACAGTGATGTAAATTTTGTCATATGACAGTAATGGTAAAttgcctgtatttgtatagcgctttacttactccctatggaccccaaagcgctttatactacatacagtcatccacccattgatggcaagctacattgtagccacagctgccctggggcgcactgacagaggcagtAAGGATGAAGGTCTGTGCGGGTGTcagcctgttttgtttttgtcttgttttgttgtaCTCCTCCGCATTGAATTTACATTAAAATGTCCCAACTATGCATGCACCCAGGCACTGGACTAAGTATAACAGAAAAGACTACTCAGCCATCATGTCTTCAGCTGTGTATGTCGATGCCCACAACAGAGTTTAATCAAGCCTTTATTTCTCAAGGGGCTGCCACAGCGGATGGATCCGCATATTTGATTTGGTCCACATTTTATGCCAGATGCCCTTCCTAATGCAATCTTCCCATTTATCTGGGGGCTGACACTAAGACTACACTGCTttgtaaacccccccccccccccccccccccccccccaccacccaaGGCAGGGGGTCCCAAACTGGGGAGCTTTTTTTTTGCAAGGCCAATGTGTTAACCACTGGCTGTGATTAAGTCTTAAATAACTAAAGCCCAGGGTGTACTTTAAAGTTTTAAGGTGGTATATATGATTTGCTCTAAGTAGATTAAAAGTGTCCTGtagcctttttttgttgttcttcaaACTTTGTCTTAGTAGTATAAACATTAATAAATCAGAAATATTAAGTAAATGCTTAATAACGTGGGCTCATCCTGACAGATTTACAGCACAGATTGCAATCCTTCACACTTCTCATATGAACTCGCCTTCTTCCACAGATACTGCAGAACATGGTGGGGACAGCTCTCATCATCCTGGTGGCCATTGGTTTCAAAACCAAGTTAGCAGCACTGACCCTCGTAGTGTGGCTTCTGGCTATCAACTTCTACTTCAACGCTTTCTGGACCATCCCCGCCTACAAGCCCATGCACGACTTCCTCAAGTATGACTTCTTCCAGACCACGTCAGTCATTGGAGGCCTGCTGTTGGTGGTGGCTCTTGGGCCTGGTGGAGTGTCCatggatgagaaaaagaaagagtggTAGGCATAGGAAGCACAGCATCACTAACTTCCCCTGCCAGCTGGGACAAAAAGACCCTCCCCCTCCAGTTCACCAGGGTacatagttgttgttttttgttttgtttttttaaatttgtttgctAAATCCAGAGACGCCACCTCAGCCATCATcggactttttttctttccccacctgctgatttaggtttgtttttttttttaaattagtgttttgttttttttaaacttccttTTCTCGTGACGGCAACGATAAATGCCCATGTAGTTCAGAGTGCAAACAACCCCCAAAAACCAGCGAATAGCAAATGGAGGAAAAGATTTATCTATTCTGTGTGCACAAGAAGAAAAGGGTTTATTTTACAGGTGTTACATGTTTAGTTAGAACTGGTTAACTGCAGCAGTTTGGGGTTTCCAGTGGATGGCGACCTTTCCTGACCATTGCATCGTTGCCGCCTGGGAACTTGGTATTGATCGAAAACAATTTTGCTCTCCAGGTTTGTTTTTCCCCCGTTAGCCACTCTTGTCTCTCTTCCATCCGCACCATCAGTCTCAATAGACTGATGACTCCTGTTCATGGGGAGTCAAAACCGGGTGGGATGTGCATATTGTATACTAAGTGTTGGATTGCACTTGTGTTTTTTCAACACAGATATTAGCTCCAGGACTTGTTAATGGGCACTTTGTACTGTACGTCTTTGGCAAATGCCTAACTAGTGAACTGTTATACAATCAGAGATAAAAGCAGGGGGGGAGACTCATCGTTTGTGAAACACCATATTCTGCGACCTAGGAAAAGCAAAGAGGACTAAGCAGAGTCACTAGCCACCTGGACTTGGTCTTTGCTCAGTGTTTTTTGCCCTGTGTAaggaaaatctaaaaaaaaaaaaaaaaaaaatctgtgtattAATTTTCAGAAGTTTATATTGTATTTTTGatcatcttttgttttgttttttcttttgattttgaaATTTCATGGCGAagaaataaaaattcaaaaatataaagacaCTGGCTCAGTCAGTTTTTAACAGTTACATTCTTATAAACTGGCAAATAAAGCCAAATGAATGTAAATCCTCCTTTAACGAAGTTGTGAAGTTTAAGCCTCTCCTCAGAAAACTGTAATAAGAAGTTGTTTGGACATAACCATAAAAGCATCAGTTGTTGTTGAAGTGATAAACTTTGAGTAAATACTGACCTCTGCTGGACTGTGGTGGTAAAAGTCATTCAAGACAGCGTTTGATCATTTGCAGCCATAGTGattaaaaactttaataaaactaaatattatCAGCTGGATGGGTATCACATTTTGATGGTGTCTATATTGCTGTCGTGAGTTTTAGCCACTGTTTAGGTGAAATACTCAACTCAGAAAATTAACTCTATAAAAGTTAAACTTAAATAAGCTATACACAGAAATCTGATGTCAAATTAACACAGACCTCTTCAGATCTGgtggaattttaaaaaaagcatttgcagtCTTCTATAGCCGTGTACACTTCAGAGTTCATTCTGCGGCTTTATCAGCAATCACGTCGTCAAACAGTATTGGCctggttccactggcagccgTAAATGTAGAGTGCCCTCCACTTTTTTGGACATAGAGACACATCTAATTGTAAGACATCATGAGTTTATTGTCTAACATAAGAATGAGGAGAATGTGGGAGAGTGTTCAATTTTTAAGTTCATGATATAATTGATCATGATTATTTCTGCTTTCCTTGATACTTTCCTTTgatttttgctttatttaaatattttattgtggAAAGCTCACCTATTTTTAAACAAGCAGCCAACAAACAAGGAAGTATCTTGTATTAAGTTCAAGCTCTCTaacttttcctctctttctccttttacACTAAGTGGGAAAGTTTTCCAGTGATAGGAGCACTCTGTGAACTTCAAACGtgtcacattttaaagaaatgcagcaaaatatatttaacaaataCAACTTACATTTAACTtgacatgaaaacaaatattgttATCGATCAGATGACATATGATGACACAAATGTTGCGCTAAGGACAATTGATAGATTGAGAATCACATCACTCAGTCAGAAAAGCAAGAAATACAGTATTTGTTTTGTCTTAGTAAGGTACAGTCATTCATGCATCACTAGCAATACAGCAAAATTAGTCAGTGCTCTGTAGTGCAGAGTGGCACGGCGGCATGACAAATTAAATGTTCAATATAAACTGCTGTTTACATTTACTAACACCATCTTGGGTTGTTAACTCAGCATTGGTGTCATTGCTCTGACTTTCTGGGTTTGAAATCTAACTTGAGAGAGCATTCCAGATTAAAAATCTGAGGTTGGGTGAACCTCCCCCACTGAGTCCCAGACTTGATCTGATAAACTCACAAGCATTTTTAGCGGCCAACACACCCCAGTTCAAAATGGAATACACGAGTATTCCAGTAAATGTGTAATCGAAAAATTTGTTGGGTTTTATGTGACgacacaaaaaaatgtataagATCAATTTTCCTCTATGTGAGTGCTTTCAGAAAACAGGATATGCACTGGATCATGACCCCTAGTTACCCAGAAAGATGATAGAATTTAAAACGTCAAAGCGAGCGTGTGACGTCACAGCACCCTGGTCGCCATGGCAAGCACAGCGTGGTAACGTCACAGTACTCTGGTTGCCCCAGGCTACATCTGTgcgtgtttgggtttttttgtgtgtgtttttcaaacttAAATTAAAGCTGCTGAGCTTATGCGGCTACTGGTTTATATAGAAAACAATAATGTGGGCGTTGGGTTTAAACTCCACTAACGCATATTATTATTGTATGGACTATATCATAAGGTTTAGCCACAAAAAGCTCATAGACACAGATAAGACTATTTAATCCAACACTGCCCAAACACTCTGCTGgtaaatgactttttaaatcTGATAGACTCTTTTAATGTTGTTCAGTCAGTCAACTGCCCAACACATGAAGTGGTCATACTTTGGATTTGGTCCTATCTTGCGGTCTGTCACTTCTTGACATTGAAAACTGTAACATTATTAGATATGTCGAAAAGCGGAACGAAAGTGGGAAAAAGGACCGATTACAGGTATCGTTTGAGGCACTTAATCCTTGTCAACTTACCAGAAAGCCATTAAAGCAGCAAAAACTATTTTAATACTAAGTATTTTTCTAAGATTGTGTCCAATAATCATCATAAACCTCGTATTTTATTTGGCATTATAAATTCAGTTCTTAATCCACCCACTATCGATCCCCATACAGTAGTGAATATAACATGCGAAAATCTTCTGAAATTCTTCGTTAATAAAATTGTAGACATCAGGTCCCACATTATTCTTATCATTGTTGGTATTCTTCCTACTATTGACCCATCTATTCACTTTCcaacttttgctgtttttgatCACTTCGAGCCAGTGTTCCTTTCATTACTTAATGAAATAGTTAATAACTTGAAACCTTCAAAATGTTCTTGGATGTCATTCCACCTAGATTGCTGAAAGATGTTTTTGACACTGTTGGTATGTGTTTGCTCTTCATTGTAAATAGCAGTCTGCAGTCTGGGTCTGTTCCCCCTGACTTTAAACATGCTGTGGTGGAACCTATCCTTAAAAAGCAGAACCTGGACCCAAGAGTTCTATCAAATTATAGAACAATCTCCAAATTGCCCTTTCTGTCAAAAGCTCTGGAGAAATTTGTCCTCCTCCAGCTCCAGACCTTTTTAGATAATCACGGCATCGGTGAAGTattccagtctggttttaaaacgCATCATAGCACTGAAACTGCTACCGACTCGGGAGATTCCGCTGTTTTAATATTACTAGATGTCAGTGCTGCTTTTGATACGGTGGATCATAGGATTATTATCTCTCGGCTGGAGCAATATGCCAGTATTAAAGGGATTGCATTGGAATGGTTTAAATCTTACCTATCTAATCGATCCTTCTCTGTTAGATTCAGAGACACATCATCCTCAAGGACGTCGCTCTTTTGTGGGGTCCCTCTGGGATCCATTCTTGGCCCAGTTCTCTTCTTAATTTACATGCTTCCTATGggctctattaaaaaaaaaaatggtgtcccttttcactgttatgctgttGATTCACAGATCTACCTCCCACTGAAACGCAAACTGTGAACCCTCTGAAGAGACTGTTTGATTGTCTGGAAGATGTTAAGGCATGGATGGTTTTAAATTTTCtcaatttaaatgaacagaaaactgagatcACTGTCTTCGGCCCTAGTGACCATTACGACCTTGACCCCTtagaaaattataaaaaaaaatcatttgcgAGAAATTTAGGTGTGATTTTtgatagtaatttaacattcgATAAACAGATAAATAATGCCTTTATTTCATCTTGCCTCAACTTCTGCAACAGCCTCTACTCTGCTGTTACTTCGTCATCAATTGGCCGACTACAGCTGGTTCAAAATGATGCGGCAAGGCTCCTGACTGGCATGCACAAGCGAGAGCACATATCCCCTATCCTTGCCTCGCTACACTGGCTGCCAGTTAGTTTTCGAATTGATTTTAAGATCTTGacacttgtttttaaaacactgcATGGACTAGCTCCTATATATCTTTCTGATCTTCTAAATTGGTATACTCCCGCGAGATCTTTGAGGTCTGCGGACCAAATACTTCTAGTTGTCCCTAGGTCTAGATTAAAACACAGCCCGGAGATTGGGCTTTTGCTGTGACTGCCCCAAAACTGTGGAATAAACTGCctttacatatcaggacctcTCCAACACTGGATACTTTTAAAACTCGTCTAAAGACCCATTTTTGCTCCTTGGCTTTTAAGCCGGTATGagtctttcattgttttattcttattattttcttatCCTTGATTTTACTTTCCTTTTAGATTTCATCTGATTATTCTATATAACAGTACTTTGGtcaacagttgttgttttaaaagtgctatataaataaaattgatttgattttgaacACTGGGAAGTTCACttgttacagcagcacaagGGACAGGAAGAAAAGGTGGATTAGAGAAATAttagaaaaacaataaaaatagaaaaagataAATGAAAAAAGTAGTGTACAAATCCCCCCCAAAATACCATACTATGTAcaaatagttactatatacattaaaatacacaaagaTTTTCCCTTTTTATATGTAAATAAAGTGCACATAAAGCAATATATGCCCCAAAGACTACTGTGTGTAAAATAGCTCATAGCAACATCATCAATGCCTTTGACtgagaaggagggaggaagTGCTTCACCTAATTGAGCTCGACTGCAACAAGCAGTGATACCAATGCATGCATAACTAGAGAAAAATACGTCAGGAAGGATAAAGAGAGAACGGTGGTCTGTGGCGACTATCTGCTAACCCATTTCCTTAGCCCCTGCACCCAAAAGAAAGGAGGGTGCAGTTAGCATGAATACCAAATGGGTCTCAAATAATCATAGTGTTACCTAAAAGTGCACAAATAATTAGAGTTTGACTTTTGCTTTTATTGCTATTGCTTTTATCTTGTGGactttttaagctttttaattcagtgtttACAATTACATTTATAAAGAACATTTCAGTAAACTCCATTTGCTACAGTGACATCTTCAGTCACTGAGACTAAAGGCATcagttggatgagtgatgaaatgtttctctgtCCAAATGAACAGAGGTATCTGCATTACTGTTGTAACAGTCTATAAAAATGTATATGTTGCTATTACTAGTACTACAAACATGTCAGACACTTAATTTTATAACTACAAAACTTTTTTCCAAATTCACCATCTTTTTCTTGTCTCCTCCACTCTCTCGTAAACCTCCATAATTCTGTGGGTCATGCAGGATAACTCTTTTACCTTATCAAATCTACAATTAGGCATGTGCTAACATATTAAGTGAACCAAACAAAGGAAACATTTCTTTGAATCACTGCTGATCTTACgattattttttattcctgATGCAAATTGATAGTCCAAGTCAGGTAAATTTTCTTTTGGAAATCCGAAATCTGCTGCCCTGTGCAGTTTGATttccattaattaatgcttatTAACAACAACAGGTTGCAATATAACTTCGGCTGCCTGGTGACGGGTTTCCTTTTTGAGGTATTTTCTCAAGGTAAGCACGCGCACGCTTCTCCTCTCCAACTGCAAAATTAAATTTGCTGACCTTGATGTTTTGCTCCCTTttctcctttgatttttctttttcactaagGATGTATTCTGTATAACACTTCCTGTTATACTCATCCCACTTTTGTTCTCTCAGTTGTTCCTCTTGTCTTTTGTTCTCTTTTAGCCTTATGGCGTTTTTTCTGCCTTCATCAATAGCTTTTAGCATTTCTGAtctcattttttcttcttcgaGGCATCTGGCTTTAAATTCTCTGGCCTCTTTTTCCGCATAAGCCTTTTGTAATTCTGCCTCTCTTAAAGCTTTTTTAACAGCCTGTGCTTTTTGCATTGCTTCCAGTTTTTCTGAAGCGTTGTCTGCTGTTAGCTGTCTTCTTCCGACCCTGGCCATGGTGTGAGCCATTGAGAGAGCCATGTTTTTATCAACTTCTTTTTGAACAAGTTTGTCATGTTCATAGCGCTCTTTCTCTTTTTGGATTTCAAGGTAAGCACGCGCACGCTTCTCCTCTCCAATTGCAAAATTAAATTTGCTGACCTTGATGTTTTGCTCCCTTttctcctttgatttttctttttcactaagGATGTATTCTATATAACGCTTCCTGTTATACTCATCCCACTTTTGTTCTCTCAGTTGTTCCTCTTGTCTTTGGTTCTCTTTTAGCCTTATGGCATTTTTTCTGCCTTCGTCTAAAGCTTTTAGCATTTCTGAtctcattttttcttcttcgaGGCATCTGACTTTAAATTCTCTGGCCTTTTTTTCCGCATAAGCCTTTTCTAATTCTGTCTCTCTTAGAGCTTTTTTGACAGTATGTGCTTTTTGCATTGCTTCCAGTTTTTCTGAAGCGTTGTCTGCTGTTAGCTGTCTTCTTCTGACCCTAGCCATGGTGTGAGCCATTGAGAGAGTCATCTTTTTATCGACTTCTTTTTTAACAGTTATCTCGCCTCCTTTCGCCATGAGGCGTGTTTTAAGTTTCTCTTCAATTGCCAGGTTTTGCGCCTGAAAAACCTCGATTTTTTGTTTAATTCCGAtcatttgtgttgttgtttttgttcgtTGCGTTTATCGTACCTGTTAATCCTTTCGAAGAAGGTTTTTGatgtgttctttttgttttctttttcagtcagcaACTGTTGCCTAGTAACAGAAAATAAGGGTAACTTGTTACGCTAGCGGGAGTTGCGGTATTCAGGCGTCTCTCACACAGACCAGATTAGTCGCGTCTAGTAATTTATTCGGATATTTAATAATTATCTGCTCGACTCACCCGTCCTgcgtttttcttcttctttctcgttttttcttcttttttcactctcATAAAGCGGAAGCAGAGGACACGTGTAG is drawn from Pelmatolapia mariae isolate MD_Pm_ZW linkage group LG7, Pm_UMD_F_2, whole genome shotgun sequence and contains these coding sequences:
- the surf4 gene encoding surfeit locus protein 4, with translation MGQEDLMNTAEDVADQFLRVTKQYLPHLARLCLISTFLEDGIRMWFQWNEQRDYIEATWNCGYFLATCFVLLNLIGQLGGCVLILSRNFVQYACFGLFGIIALQTVAYSILWDLKFLMRNLALGGGLLLLLAESRSEGKSMFAGVPSMGESSPKQYMQLGGRVLLVLMFMTLLHFDSSFFSILQNMVGTALIILVAIGFKTKLAALTLVVWLLAINFYFNAFWTIPAYKPMHDFLKYDFFQTTSVIGGLLLVVALGPGGVSMDEKKKEW